In Ptychodera flava strain L36383 chromosome 6, AS_Pfla_20210202, whole genome shotgun sequence, the sequence TGATAAGCCCACACAATAAAGGTTAGATTAATCGAACTTTCCATCACATGGTATGTTCATCTGTGGAAAGGGATACAATACAAAGGCAGGGAAACtagacaaacatacatatacatttctGAGTGAGAATACAACTGGGCCTATGCATATAGCTAAGCTATGAGAAACTCTGAATAGGTCAATGAGTGGGGCAGCCATGTAGCTCTTTGCAGGATTCTATCCCAATATATTCTGTAATAAACTTAAAACTGTCGaatatattgtaaatgttgtATGTAATAAACAGGTATATACATtgacacagacacacatgcaCAGACACATACAGATACAGACACTTCACGATACAGGGCAGTTTGTGAGATGAAAGAAAGCGACAACAATTGTCGTACAAAATGTACTGATAGACTTTATTGGAATCACCCTTGATATAACGTCATTATGGTGTGTGTAGTTtgaattcattcagcaaacatTTGGTCACAAAGATAAACCAAGCAGGTTACTGAAGATCTTATGTGCTTGGTTCATCAGTACTATTGATGACAAGAGAACTGCTTTGGCCATCAAATTCAGTGCAGTCATATGCAAAGCTTAGATCTTTAGATGACGTGCTGTATGAGTGGGGCATGTCTACTTCATTATCACCATCATCTAACTGTGCCTTGtaggaaaataaaatagttgtagCTGGGACTCTGAAAACGAACAAAATTGCAAATCTATTAAGAGTTAtccacagacacagacacacaacacacacacacacacatatatatatatttatttttacagtgtatatgtatgtttgcaAGGTCAAATACAGGTCAAATGTCAATTGTTTTCTCCAATGCAATCTTACTATCTGTTCCACTGTCGTTGGATTTGAATTTATTATTACAATACTCAtcattaatttcaaaagtttacacAGTATAACGTGATGAATGTATACATTACATTACAACTTGTcataacaaataaaaaagaaGAATATTAGAACACAATAACAACACAGTGTCACATGAACAACAAATTCCATTTGTTTAAACATTTACTGACATTATACCGTACATCTACTTACTTGAAGAAATCTCTAAGGAAAGTCCAATAAATCAGAGGTGCAAAGCAGGTGAAATATAGATAGGTTGTAACATCTACAATACtgttaaaataaatataatacaTTCATTGTAAGAATAAAATTATAACAAGTATTGACAGATAGAACTTTATCTGTTTTTTAAGGCAGGAGTATAGCTACTTCTCATGATTACATAACACATATTTTGGTCACATTTTCACACTGCCTTTGCTTTACATGTACAAGATGTATTTGTGAGTTGACTTTTGGCAATTGCACcgaaaatgattttaaaattaagtCAGGTACACTCCAATATGGTAACTataacagccattttgttcTGATTTCTTATTATCATTTTGTCATGCATAGACTTATTTCATATTTGACAGACATTGATTAATCTGATCTTGCTCTCAGTACAGTAGTTATGcaaggaaatcaaatgactgttttctttgcaaAATGTCTCTGTAAGTGTACATGGTTTGAATGCCACCCTATTTGTTGAGTTCAAATCTCCTGATAATACTTTTATGAAGATGCCTTGCTGTAAAACTGAGTTTCCAACGGTAATTCTTCAACATAAGTTTTTACTTAGGTAATGTTATtctatttacaaacaaaacacattctTGGGTAACATTTTGTAAGTCCAGACTTTTCAAATAGTATGTGAACTTTTAATGACAATTTGTATCCACTGACACATGTACCTGGATGAGGAAATGCCACTACAttaattgttgacttgtttaaGTTTTAGCATCACGTTTCTTTCTTTATTAATAAGCTGTTTAAATCAAATTTCGATATTTTTAGTTTATTTCTGTTCATGTTCTTTTGGTATATTTGTCAATTATTCCTGTTCATttattgtgatttattttgcTGTTTCTATGAATATTGAGGGATGCTTTTGCATAGAAGCCAGTCACCTGTGAGTCCCATTGGAACTCAAAGACAAAGCCAAATAAAACTAAATTAAAAGTGCTTACCAAAGACCCGCCTTCTCGTTCATGTAAACTAACATAGCTCCTGTTGCTTGGTGTAAGTTCAGCACAGCCAAGACAAAAACATACACATAAAATGATTTCTTTgctgtaaataaaaacaagaatGGTTCCTTATTGCTATAAAAATAATCTGAGCCAAACCTAGTTCTGTCCTTGTCATGTATTTCACCAGCAATGTTCTACcagttttgaaattcaaattctcATATTGTTATTAAcgaacacagaaattttacagaaaattcttGAAGCAAATGTGTAAATGTCCAAAACAGTGCAAAGAAAACAATCGGCCTGTAAATACAGCTTACATCTGGTATTCCTTATAAACAATTAAAAACAACACTGATTCAATCAGAGGAAACAATTTGGGATAAACACTGAGATGATTTAGTAGCATTTACTGTAATGCAAAAACTTTGAGAATTTCAAAAAGAGCGGCGATTATCTGAAAGTTGAAAGGACATCAAAGTACAGGGTATATCCCACTCATTCTGTTAGAAACACTAATTTTCACTGAATCATAGTATTAATTTTTGTggatttcaaaactttaaaagaaaacttCTTGTGATATGATCATGTGATGTGAAGTATTTACTACTTACATGGTAAAAGAATTTTTTCCTTCAATTTTGTAAATGGCAAGATAAAAATACAGCTGTAAACCTGAaatacaaaaatcaaatattaaatgatTAACAAGCAACCTAGCAGCAGATATAGCTCAAATGTGATATTAAGATAATAAGTGTGGTTGGTTTTTATTAAGGATATACTGATGAATATGTTACATATGGATTGGAAAGTCCAATCTGTGATCATCAGCATGTACAAGTGCCGGCTGTGACTGCTGGCGCACTTTGACTGAGTATTAGCATTTTACCATAGCTCAACTGTCCAGGCCAAAACCGGCAAAACTATCCCAAAATACAAGTATGCaagttttatcataatttcaacaaacctGCATAGGAATGCAATCATACAAGGAGTACTGAACAATCAAAGGGACCTAAATActaagtttttgaccaaaaataggaaaaattgctccacaaaaatatatgcaaatttcactacattTTAAACGAACCTGACTTAGGTCACCCAAAGCAAcctcataccaaatttcaaaccaataaggagatatttttttttaccaaaagcaTGAATAATTGCCTCAAAAATTGTCCCATTCATGAgggtgaaaaaataaaacatttttccaaataaaaaacCAATATAGCAAGGTCTATTTAGAAAAGTGACTTAGTCCATTGGAACTATCtagtttgattgattgattacagTTATTCACATGTCAGTTAACTTACCACAAAGAAGAAAGCAGAACTAACAAACCAGAAAAGCATTCCTCCATGGCCGTACAAATCAAAATCTTTGTCCGGATCTTGAAGTCTGTGATCGGGATGTGCTATTTCAAGAAATCcctgaaaaaagaaagaaaatttcacTGTAAGTTATCCTATAACTTGCAAATATGTAGCCATGggttcaacaataacaatgattagTCAGTTTAAACACCATAAACGATGGTAAAAGTAATTAATATTGGTAGGTTTCGATCATAGCATTAGCTATGAAAGCAGGTGTGACCACAGTTGTTGTAAAAATACCAACCATGGGACCATAGTGGGTTCAAAAAGAACAATGAAGAAAAGCACTTTATTCAAATCATGACAAGAACCATGGATAATAACCATGATTCCATTACTCAAATAAGACTAAAGCAGTGGATTGCAACCAAAGCAATGATTTTCTCAAATTATGCCAATGGCAACACACAAACCACTTAGACGTACATTCTTTGACTACATGGGCAAAGCACTGTCCTGCATCTATAGTAGATGAACATCCAAACAAATCTATAGAAGCGGGAAATTTCAGTTACAACTTTGTCTTCACTAAAATAACAGCCAGTacaagtgaaacaaaaataataaaccgTTAATACTGGATGGATTATGCTTACTGTGAATGTAGCAATGACTCTTGTTCTAATGCTATGATttactgtttgtttgttcacaTATTTCTATTTACAagttgtaatatgcaatattttggaACCATTCTTTTATTTCTCTGCAAAACTGGCATTCCACTCTTGTCATCATCTCTGTCACTCATGGAAGTTTAATTCTTTGCTTGTTGTCAAAGTCAATGATACACATGTAATTATCTCAAGTGATTGTAGAACCTGTCATCCTGTGTGAATTGCAACTAACTGTAATAAGTTACCTGTGTTACAGAGTACATTAAAGCAATCAGTGTAGTTACTGTCATTACTCTTTTGATGCTTGCTTTACTGTCTAGGTGTCCAAAGGCCAGGCCAAATATCAGAACACTCAACTCAGTGGTAAGGACGAAAAACTTTAGCACAAGCCACAGGATCTGTGTATAATAGAAGAACAAAAGTGTTAATAAAACTTTTCCTGCTAGGCTTGTCACAAATTTAGTATGAGTCAAAAGTTACATCACGTTCCCACTATCATAGAtagtgatagagggaccgtggtttcatgtattttcacattcttAGCAAGTAAATGAGTCAAGTCAGTAAAACATGTTTACAGCATTCATGGTTCATAAATGTTTAAAACATTTGTTAAATTGCAACGTATGAGACTTCCTTGGTTCCTATCCAACTTGACCTGACAGTGAcggatgaacttgacctgataATGACAGATGAACTTGACAGAGATTGGTTCAGCATTGCAGCCAGAACATGCCTTTGCGACAATGTCCCTAAAATCGAACCCGTTGTCCAGCATTCTTGCACACTGCGGGTCACCTTGGGCGCACTCACTAGTCAACTGTGTTGAgtgtagtctgcaagtaataCCTGATAATGGCGATGACTTAAGTTTTGGATGATTATTTTGAGTATATTTTTGTACTTTGGAgctgtaattacatgtaattaaacACTACACTTGATATTATAACTTGTTTGTAGTTTAGTGAGCTCTGTGATTGGCCGCAGATACGGTATACTAGCTGCTATAAGTACTTGCCCGAAATTCGAGGTTCCCGTCggattgaattttgttttgtgaagttAATTTGTTAATTTAATACAAATTTGATTAACAATGGACAACgtatgttgtccccaaaatgtgcaaattatccCTGAAAATAAATGGTAGGGGGACAGAGTGTCCCCTGTTTAAAATTCCTGGTTCCAACACTGCTGGTTAGGATGATACATAAAGGCACTTGCTGAAGGAATCACCATGGTAACTTGAGCAAAAGAAAAGTTAGGGCTTACCTTGTCAATGACTGATCCAGCTGAGCTAGCAGCACTGATTGTCATGGAAACAACACATCTAGCAATCCCAATACAGGCTACAAGGAATACCTGAGCAATGATAGAGTTTACAGAGACATAAGGTGATGATCCCCATGGGTATAATGTAATGATATGTTACAGCATTTGAATTGTTCAAATCTAGGGCCATAGCAGAGGGGTTTATATCTTTAGTAATTGAATAAAAAGGCAGACAATAGTTGAAAGAGCCAAAACACTGTAAAGTCACCCTGAAAAACTAATATGAACTTCACATCGAAACACTGTTTCAATACCATTACTGTCTTTTGAATCTTGTCTGACATTTGTACCAAGCCATGTCATTTTGACAAAgcgtaaacaaaataaaaatcacagAATAACAATATTACCTATAAATAACTACATGTAACtacaaataaaatacaattgaTAGTACCTTAAATTTATAATATCTCACTGGACATGTTAATGTTATGACTTTAAGGTACTTGTTTCAATAATGAGTTTTGAATAGTTAGGTACATTATATTCCTCATTTGGAGGTGCATGCTCAATCGAAACAACTTCCTGACTCTGCAACACTAAGCTTGACCATTTGTATAAACTTTTAGGTTTTTTTCAATCAATGTACTTTGACAGAAGGTGCACCTCTTCTCTGGTTGGTCCATATGAAGCAATGAGGTTAAACATGGCCTTGCCATTGACTCAAGACAATTTGCATGCATCTTTATCGTAGGAACAACTGCCAGTAACAATTGGAATCATTAAAagagtttttaaaactttgtgTGTTTTGTCAGTAACTGAACAAACAATACTCCTaaacatgtatatgtgtgtctgtaCGTACATGAATGGGCCACTGCAGAATAAATGACTTTTCAATAGTTGATCATGCTATGTACCTctgtaatttgattttgatgAATATCAAGCTACCTTTCCTTACAAActaaaaaatttttatttttgaatgaaaatcagacaaaaaatACCATGAATGAACTTTCTCCATGAAAACAGAGGTTTTCAACTTAACAATAGCAGATCACAGGATGTGTTATTTTCCATTTGATTCATGCAAACAATATGCTAGTaatgaaatacatgtagttcTGGCCAACACTAATAATAAGTGTCCTTTGAGATGTTGAAACCAGAAGTGTTATCATTTTTTCATGACGACTGTCTAGGGAGATAAGCTAAGGCTGGTGTTATAAAACTACTTAGATGTACACTTATCAACCATGATAACACATCACTGTAGTGTTAATTAGACAAAAATTTTCCCTGTGAATACTGAGGTTGTCAGTGGTAGTAACAGCCAATCACAGGATCCTTAATTCCTTAAATTTCCTGTTTGATTTCCACAATTATCCCataattaggaaataaatgCAGTGGCCCTGTGCTTGCACAGTGGGACTTGGTCTTTGAACAGgttttttaaaatcattgcaACGTAATAactttaaagtggcactcccacttg encodes:
- the LOC139134549 gene encoding transmembrane protein adipocyte-associated 1 homolog; protein product: MAAEVFVNKVMIDLTTFEANASDISNYSTVTTLFPSDDVTPVEVTNKTFPCLYILYREINNSGVRVWDVALLIPNVLYLLFLLINLRPALVKLRNSDSPIFMTFYILVFLVACIGIARCVVSMTISAASSAGSVIDKILWLVLKFFVLTTELSVLIFGLAFGHLDSKASIKRVMTVTTLIALMYSVTQGFLEIAHPDHRLQDPDKDFDLYGHGGMLFWFVSSAFFFVVYSCIFILPFTKLKEKILLPSKKSFYVYVFVLAVLNLHQATGAMLVYMNEKAGLCIVDVTTYLYFTCFAPLIYWTFLRDFFKVPATTILFSYKAQLDDGDNEVDMPHSYSTSSKDLSFAYDCTEFDGQSSSLVINSTDEPST